One stretch of Microvirga lotononidis DNA includes these proteins:
- the ftsZ gene encoding cell division protein FtsZ, with protein MAINQQAPDIRELRPHITVFGVGGAGGNAVNNMIESGLEGVEFVVSNTDAQALASSKAQRVVQMGIQVTEGLGAGSQPEVGRAAAEEVIDEIRDQLAGSHMVFITAGMGGGTGTGAAPVVARAARELGILTVGVVTKPFQFEGVRRMRLAEAGINELQQAVDTLIVIPNQNLFRVATEKTTFADAFAMADQVLYSGVACITDLMVKEGLINLDFADVRSVMRGMGKAMMGTGEASGEKRAIRAAEAAIANPLLDDVSMKGARGLLISITGGNDLTLYELDEAATRIREEVDQDANIILGATFDESLEGIIRVSVVATGIDHAMLENGGDLTATEQRISEVAERLRAEARARATTPQATPTFRSAAQAEPVKAAPILAQSTAAMASAPVTAPAPIAAAQPVEPAPQPMIRDDVVLTPAQPRQAVAYETPAPQAQVYEEPMEQGAFIPPQAERAMRPARMPRIDELPMPAQNQIRASRGEEPSHEHKPSLIQRLATIGFGRREETQHAPAEPRQEAPRQAMSSVHAEYARRPMPAQAQRPQQAPMAPAPRGHSEDDQLEIPAFLRRQAN; from the coding sequence ATGGCTATCAATCAGCAAGCTCCGGACATCCGGGAACTCAGGCCGCACATCACGGTTTTCGGCGTCGGCGGTGCCGGCGGCAATGCCGTGAACAACATGATTGAATCCGGTCTGGAGGGCGTCGAGTTCGTAGTGTCCAACACCGACGCGCAGGCACTGGCCTCGTCCAAGGCGCAGCGCGTGGTCCAGATGGGCATTCAGGTGACGGAAGGCCTCGGCGCCGGCTCGCAGCCGGAAGTCGGCCGCGCGGCCGCCGAAGAGGTGATCGACGAAATCCGCGATCAGCTCGCCGGCTCGCACATGGTGTTCATCACCGCCGGCATGGGCGGCGGCACCGGCACGGGTGCGGCTCCCGTCGTGGCACGGGCGGCCCGCGAGCTCGGTATACTGACTGTCGGCGTCGTCACGAAGCCGTTCCAGTTCGAGGGCGTGCGCCGCATGCGTCTCGCCGAGGCCGGCATCAACGAGCTGCAGCAGGCGGTGGACACGCTCATCGTGATCCCGAACCAGAACCTGTTCCGCGTCGCCACCGAGAAGACGACCTTCGCGGACGCCTTCGCCATGGCCGACCAGGTGCTCTATTCCGGCGTCGCCTGCATCACCGACCTGATGGTGAAGGAAGGCCTCATCAACCTCGACTTCGCCGACGTGCGCTCCGTCATGCGCGGCATGGGCAAGGCCATGATGGGCACGGGCGAGGCTTCGGGCGAGAAGCGCGCCATCCGGGCGGCCGAAGCGGCCATCGCGAACCCGCTCCTCGACGACGTGTCGATGAAGGGCGCGCGCGGCCTGCTCATCTCGATCACGGGCGGCAACGACCTCACCCTCTACGAACTCGACGAAGCCGCGACCCGCATCCGCGAGGAAGTGGACCAGGATGCCAACATCATCCTCGGCGCGACCTTCGACGAAAGCCTGGAAGGCATCATCCGCGTCTCCGTCGTGGCGACCGGCATCGACCACGCCATGCTGGAGAACGGCGGCGACCTGACGGCCACCGAGCAGCGCATCTCCGAGGTGGCCGAGCGCCTGCGCGCCGAGGCCCGCGCCCGGGCCACGACGCCCCAGGCGACGCCGACCTTTCGCTCCGCCGCCCAAGCCGAACCGGTGAAGGCGGCTCCGATCCTGGCCCAGAGCACGGCCGCCATGGCCTCCGCCCCCGTTACGGCACCGGCACCCATCGCCGCGGCCCAGCCGGTCGAGCCTGCGCCGCAGCCCATGATCCGCGACGACGTGGTCCTGACGCCGGCCCAGCCCCGTCAGGCGGTGGCCTACGAGACTCCCGCCCCTCAGGCCCAGGTCTACGAAGAGCCGATGGAGCAAGGCGCCTTCATCCCGCCGCAGGCGGAGCGCGCCATGCGCCCGGCCCGGATGCCGCGAATCGACGAGCTGCCGATGCCGGCACAGAATCAGATTCGCGCCAGCCGCGGCGAGGAGCCGTCGCACGAGCACAAGCCGTCGCTGATCCAGCGCCTCGCGACCATCGGCTTCGGCCGCCGCGAAGAGACCCAGCACGCTCCCGCCGAGCCGCGCCAGGAGGCTCCGCGCCAGGCCATGTCTTCGGTTCACGCCGAGTACGCCCGTCGGCCCATGCCGGCCCAGGCGCAGCGTCCCCAGCAGGCTCCGATGGCGCCTGCGCCCCGGGGCCACTCGGAAGACGACCAGCTGGAGATTCCCGCCTTCCTGCGCCGTCAGGCCAACTGA
- the ftsA gene encoding cell division protein FtsA produces MSLSGHGLTPRLKPLSARKSAILSVLDVGTSKVVCVVAELKPADEVEALRSRTHVARILGIGHQRSMGLKGGVVVDLEAAETAIRQAVHAAERMAKVEIQSVIVNLTGGRLASEHFEAHIPVRGAVSSGDIHRVLDAASSYDLRRGRTVLHALPTGFSLDRQNHIVDPAGMIGERLGADLHVVTSEAAAARNLMLAVERCHLGVEAVIATPYAAGLSALVDDEADMGCAVVDMGGGTTSVGIFSNGHLVHSDAIAVGGHHVTMDIARGLTTRVSAAERLKTLYGSAITSSADDRDMIAVPQVDEDERDVPNHLPKSHLVRIIKPRVEEVLELVRDRLKGAGFAAQAGRRVVLTGGASQLVGLPETARRILQGQVRVGRPLGIKGLPEAAKGPAFSAVVGLLVYPQVAHIEYFEPRSSGLFQSTGTDGYFSRVGRWIRESF; encoded by the coding sequence ATGAGTCTCTCGGGTCACGGTTTGACGCCACGCCTGAAGCCGCTGTCCGCGCGCAAGAGCGCCATCCTGTCGGTCCTCGACGTGGGAACGAGCAAGGTGGTCTGCGTCGTGGCGGAACTGAAGCCGGCCGACGAGGTCGAGGCTCTGCGCAGCCGCACCCATGTGGCGCGCATCCTCGGCATCGGCCACCAGCGCTCCATGGGCCTCAAGGGTGGCGTGGTCGTCGATCTGGAAGCGGCCGAAACGGCGATTCGCCAGGCGGTGCACGCCGCCGAGCGGATGGCGAAGGTCGAGATCCAGTCGGTGATCGTCAATCTCACCGGCGGGCGCCTCGCGTCCGAGCATTTCGAGGCGCATATCCCCGTCCGCGGCGCGGTGAGCTCCGGCGACATCCATCGCGTACTCGATGCTGCGTCGAGCTACGACCTGCGTCGCGGTCGGACGGTCCTGCACGCCCTGCCGACCGGCTTCTCGCTTGACCGGCAGAATCACATCGTCGATCCCGCCGGCATGATCGGCGAGCGCCTCGGTGCTGATCTGCACGTGGTCACGTCGGAAGCGGCGGCGGCGCGCAACCTGATGCTCGCGGTCGAGCGCTGCCATCTCGGCGTCGAGGCCGTGATCGCCACGCCTTACGCGGCGGGCCTGTCCGCTCTCGTCGACGACGAGGCCGACATGGGCTGCGCCGTGGTGGACATGGGCGGCGGCACCACGAGCGTCGGCATCTTCTCCAACGGGCATCTGGTTCATTCCGATGCCATCGCGGTCGGCGGTCACCACGTGACCATGGACATCGCGCGCGGCCTCACGACCCGCGTGTCCGCAGCCGAACGGCTCAAGACTCTTTACGGCTCCGCCATCACGTCGAGCGCGGATGACCGGGACATGATCGCGGTGCCGCAGGTCGACGAGGACGAACGGGACGTTCCGAATCATCTGCCGAAGTCGCACCTCGTTCGCATCATCAAGCCGCGGGTCGAGGAAGTTCTCGAACTCGTGCGCGACCGGTTGAAAGGCGCGGGCTTTGCGGCCCAGGCCGGACGGCGGGTCGTGCTGACGGGCGGCGCGAGCCAGCTCGTCGGGCTGCCGGAAACGGCGCGCCGCATCTTGCAGGGCCAGGTTCGTGTCGGGCGTCCGCTCGGCATCAAGGGCTTGCCTGAAGCGGCAAAGGGCCCTGCCTTTTCGGCGGTGGTCGGCCTCCTGGTTTATCCGCAGGTGGCACATATCGAGTATTTCGAGCCGCGCTCCAGCGGCTTGTTTCAGAGTACGGGAACCGACGGCTACTTCTCGCGAGTGGGCCGCTGGATTCGCGAGAGTTTTTAA
- a CDS encoding cell division protein FtsQ/DivIB, producing MDGGGRYLQPMTAYPAGFVVARSAPGQRGAGAAPFKKPSRITRFFGSSRSVRRRSASVPLERRLPRFLGTGLALGFFGAVVGFGLWQGGHIDGFVREYGEPHHALARAVGLGLDQVTISGISQMTEKEVLAAAGINSKLSLAFLDVNDLRERLERVPMVKTATVRKLYPNELVITLTEREAHGVWQNNGELFVIAADGTVIDLMQDERYLDLPFVVGEGANTRSKEYLALLGAAGPLKGRIRAGTLVAGRRWTLKMDNGMDVRLPELGAADALARLVKLENEQKILEKDVLAIDLRMADRVVVRLTEEAALARAEALKKKPMRGKGVDT from the coding sequence ATGGATGGTGGAGGACGCTACCTGCAACCGATGACGGCCTACCCGGCCGGATTCGTCGTTGCGCGCTCTGCCCCCGGTCAGCGGGGGGCGGGCGCCGCCCCCTTCAAGAAGCCCTCGCGAATCACGAGATTCTTCGGTTCCTCGCGCAGCGTGCGTCGGCGTTCGGCCAGCGTTCCGCTTGAGCGGCGTCTTCCTCGCTTTCTCGGAACGGGCCTTGCCCTCGGCTTCTTCGGCGCCGTGGTCGGCTTCGGTCTCTGGCAGGGCGGCCACATCGACGGCTTCGTCCGCGAATACGGCGAGCCCCACCATGCCCTCGCGCGGGCGGTCGGTCTCGGCCTCGATCAGGTGACGATCTCCGGCATCTCGCAGATGACCGAGAAGGAAGTTCTCGCCGCGGCCGGCATCAATTCGAAGCTGTCGCTCGCCTTCCTCGACGTGAACGACTTGCGCGAGCGGCTCGAGCGCGTGCCGATGGTGAAGACGGCGACCGTGCGCAAACTCTATCCGAACGAGCTCGTCATCACGCTCACGGAGCGCGAGGCACACGGGGTCTGGCAGAACAACGGCGAATTGTTCGTGATCGCCGCCGACGGCACGGTCATCGACCTGATGCAGGACGAACGCTACCTCGACCTGCCGTTCGTGGTGGGCGAGGGCGCCAACACCCGCAGCAAGGAATATCTCGCGCTGCTCGGGGCCGCGGGCCCGCTCAAGGGCCGCATCCGTGCGGGCACCCTCGTGGCCGGGCGGCGCTGGACGCTGAAGATGGACAACGGCATGGACGTGCGCCTGCCGGAGCTCGGGGCGGCCGATGCGCTGGCCCGTCTCGTGAAGCTCGAGAACGAGCAGAAGATTCTGGAAAAGGACGTGCTGGCGATCGATCTGCGCATGGCGGATCGCGTCGTCGTCCGACTGACGGAAGAGGCAGCCCTGGCCCGCGCCGAGGCGCTCAAGAAGAAACCAATGCGCGGCAAGGGGGTCGATACATGA
- a CDS encoding D-alanine--D-alanine ligase — MAKHVAILYGGWSAERAVSLASGKACCGALEDLGYKVTPIDVQPDIATVLQAVAPDVVFNALHGRVGEDGTIQGLLEVLRIPYTHSGVLASALAMQKDKAKMVMAAAGIPVPQGKVVNRLEAAKSHVLPAPYVIKPVNEGSSVGVIIVREDRSHPPQELTREDWAFGEKVLVESYVAGRELTCAVMGDRALGVIDIQPATGVFYDYDAKYVKGGSIHVLPAEIKPNIYQKVQELALTAHQALGCRGISRADLRYDDTPGGTGELVVLEVNTQPGMTETSLVPELAAHAGYSFGELVQWMVEDATCNR, encoded by the coding sequence ATGGCGAAGCACGTTGCCATCCTCTATGGCGGCTGGTCCGCGGAACGCGCGGTGAGCCTCGCATCGGGCAAGGCCTGCTGCGGGGCCCTGGAGGATCTGGGCTACAAGGTCACCCCCATCGACGTGCAGCCCGACATCGCCACCGTGCTGCAGGCCGTCGCGCCCGACGTGGTGTTCAACGCCCTCCATGGCCGGGTCGGCGAGGATGGAACCATCCAGGGTCTGCTGGAAGTCTTAAGAATTCCCTATACCCATTCCGGCGTCCTCGCCTCGGCACTCGCCATGCAGAAGGACAAGGCCAAAATGGTCATGGCGGCGGCGGGCATTCCCGTGCCCCAAGGTAAAGTTGTTAACCGTCTGGAGGCGGCCAAAAGCCACGTTCTTCCGGCTCCATACGTGATCAAACCGGTCAACGAAGGCTCGTCCGTCGGCGTCATCATCGTCCGCGAGGACCGCTCCCATCCGCCCCAGGAACTGACCCGCGAAGACTGGGCCTTCGGCGAAAAAGTCCTTGTAGAATCATATGTTGCGGGCCGGGAGCTCACCTGCGCGGTCATGGGCGACAGGGCTCTCGGGGTCATCGATATCCAGCCTGCCACAGGGGTCTTCTACGATTACGATGCGAAATATGTGAAGGGCGGCTCCATTCACGTCCTCCCGGCAGAAATTAAACCGAATATTTACCAAAAGGTCCAAGAGTTGGCGTTAACGGCGCATCAAGCGCTCGGCTGTCGGGGAATCAGCCGTGCCGACTTGCGGTACGACGACACTCCCGGTGGGACCGGGGAACTCGTTGTTCTCGAGGTCAACACCCAACCCGGCATGACCGAGACGAGCTTGGTGCCAGAACTGGCAGCCCACGCGGGCTATTCGTTTGGCGAGCTTGTGCAATGGATGGTGGAGGACGCTACCTGCAACCGATGA
- the murB gene encoding UDP-N-acetylmuramate dehydrogenase produces the protein MFADIVPSLKAAMPELRGKLEANAPTAPLSWFRTGGPAQVLFTPADAEDLAHFLQRLDRAIPVLVVGLGSNLLIRDGGWEGVIIRLGKGFAEVSVEPSLRVRAGAGAPDVKVARAAAEAGIAGLSFLRGIPGAIGGALRMNGGAYGGETKDVLVEAKGVTRTGETVRFTNAQMGFTYRHSGVPDDVIFTEALFEGRSGNPEEILAEMNAITEARSSTQPVNTRTGGSTFKNPPGRKAWELVDAAGCRGLRIGDAQVSEMHCNFLINHGSASAADIEGLGEEVRRRVREMTGVELEWEIKRVGLAKA, from the coding sequence ATGTTTGCCGATATCGTTCCCAGCCTGAAAGCCGCCATGCCCGAACTGCGCGGCAAGCTGGAGGCCAATGCGCCGACGGCGCCGCTGTCGTGGTTTCGCACGGGCGGACCGGCGCAGGTGCTGTTCACCCCGGCCGACGCGGAGGATCTCGCGCATTTCCTGCAGCGTCTCGACCGCGCCATACCGGTTCTCGTGGTCGGCCTCGGCTCCAACCTGCTCATCCGCGACGGCGGTTGGGAAGGCGTGATCATCCGCTTGGGCAAAGGCTTCGCTGAGGTGTCGGTCGAGCCGAGTCTGCGCGTGCGGGCCGGCGCCGGTGCGCCAGATGTGAAGGTGGCGCGGGCTGCGGCGGAAGCCGGCATTGCCGGGCTGTCCTTCCTGCGCGGCATCCCTGGCGCCATCGGCGGGGCTCTGCGCATGAACGGCGGCGCCTATGGTGGCGAGACGAAGGACGTGCTCGTCGAGGCGAAGGGCGTCACGCGGACCGGCGAGACGGTGCGCTTCACCAATGCGCAGATGGGTTTCACCTATCGCCATTCCGGCGTGCCGGACGACGTGATCTTCACCGAAGCCTTGTTCGAGGGCCGTTCCGGCAATCCGGAAGAAATTCTGGCCGAGATGAACGCCATCACCGAGGCGCGCTCCTCCACGCAGCCGGTCAATACAAGGACGGGCGGCTCTACCTTCAAGAACCCGCCGGGCCGGAAGGCCTGGGAGCTGGTCGATGCGGCGGGCTGCCGTGGGCTTCGCATCGGCGATGCCCAGGTGTCGGAGATGCACTGCAACTTCCTCATCAACCACGGCTCCGCCTCCGCGGCCGACATCGAAGGGTTGGGGGAAGAGGTGCGCCGCCGCGTCCGCGAGATGACGGGCGTGGAGCTCGAATGGGAAATCAAGCGCGTTGGCTTGGCGAAGGCCTGA
- the murC gene encoding UDP-N-acetylmuramate--L-alanine ligase, protein MKLPPKLGPIHFIGIGGIGMSGIAEVMHNLGYTVQGSDAADNYNVRRLNDKGIRTFIGHKAENVEDAEIVVVSTAIKRDNPELVVAREKRLPVVRRAEMLAELMRFKSCVAVAGTHGKTTTTSLVATLLDAGGLDPTVINGGIINAYGTNARMGDGQWMVVEADESDGTFLKLPADVAIVTNIDAEHLDHFGTYDAIKDAFHSFINSIPFYGFAVMCIDHPTVQDLVGRIEDRRIITYGENPQADVRIMDVDPRGGQTKFRVMIRDRRPGFRLELEDLVLPMPGAHNALNATAAIAVAHELGVTPDAIRKALAGFGGVKRRFTRTGEWNGVTVFDDYGHHPIEIAAVLKAARASTEGQVIAVVQPHRYSRLSSLFDQFCTCFNDADAVVVAPVYAAGEQPIPGADRDSLVSGLKARGHRNVMSLEKSEDLAGLIKGVARPGDYVICLGAGNITQWAYALPGELEVLGEKAA, encoded by the coding sequence ATGAAACTGCCGCCGAAGCTTGGTCCCATTCACTTCATCGGCATCGGCGGCATCGGCATGTCGGGCATCGCCGAAGTCATGCACAACCTGGGTTACACGGTTCAGGGTTCGGACGCGGCCGACAATTACAACGTCAGGCGCCTCAACGATAAGGGCATCAGGACCTTCATCGGCCACAAGGCCGAGAACGTGGAGGATGCGGAGATCGTCGTGGTCTCGACCGCGATCAAGCGCGACAACCCGGAGCTGGTCGTCGCCCGCGAGAAGCGCCTGCCGGTCGTGCGCCGGGCCGAGATGCTGGCCGAACTCATGCGCTTCAAGTCCTGCGTCGCGGTGGCGGGCACCCACGGCAAGACGACGACGACCTCCCTGGTCGCGACGCTGCTCGATGCGGGCGGGCTCGATCCCACGGTCATCAACGGCGGCATCATCAACGCTTACGGCACCAATGCGCGCATGGGCGACGGCCAGTGGATGGTGGTGGAGGCGGACGAATCCGACGGCACCTTCCTGAAGCTCCCGGCGGACGTGGCCATCGTGACCAACATCGATGCCGAGCACCTCGATCATTTCGGCACCTACGACGCGATCAAGGACGCCTTCCACTCCTTCATCAACTCGATCCCGTTCTACGGTTTCGCCGTGATGTGCATCGACCATCCGACCGTGCAGGACCTCGTGGGCCGCATCGAGGACCGGCGCATCATCACCTATGGCGAGAACCCGCAGGCCGACGTGCGCATCATGGATGTCGATCCGCGCGGCGGCCAGACCAAGTTCCGCGTCATGATCCGCGACCGCCGTCCCGGCTTCCGCCTCGAGCTGGAAGACCTCGTGCTGCCGATGCCCGGCGCGCATAACGCGCTCAACGCCACGGCGGCGATCGCGGTCGCGCACGAACTCGGCGTCACGCCCGATGCGATCCGCAAGGCGCTCGCGGGCTTCGGCGGCGTGAAGCGGCGCTTCACCCGCACGGGCGAGTGGAACGGCGTCACGGTGTTCGACGATTACGGCCACCATCCCATCGAGATCGCCGCCGTGCTCAAGGCCGCGCGCGCCTCGACCGAGGGCCAAGTCATCGCCGTGGTGCAGCCGCACCGCTATTCGCGCCTGTCGTCCCTGTTCGACCAGTTCTGCACCTGCTTCAACGATGCGGACGCGGTCGTCGTCGCGCCGGTCTACGCGGCGGGCGAGCAGCCCATTCCCGGCGCCGACCGCGACAGCCTCGTGTCGGGCCTCAAGGCGCGCGGCCACCGCAACGTGATGTCGCTCGAAAAGTCCGAGGATCTCGCGGGCCTCATCAAGGGCGTGGCGAGACCGGGCGATTACGTGATCTGCCTTGGCGCCGGCAACATCACCCAATGGGCCTACGCCCTGCCGGGCGAGCTCGAGGTTCTGGGCGAGAAGGCGGCCTGA
- the murG gene encoding undecaprenyldiphospho-muramoylpentapeptide beta-N-acetylglucosaminyltransferase, which produces MNAPLILLTAGGTGGHLFPAEALANALKASGVRVALATDKRANAYAGSFPADEIVEIPSATPSGRSLPQMVKAALLLGRGTLKAASLIRAMKPAVVVGFGGYPTVPPVLAASFLKVPTVIHEANGVMGRANRLLARRATVIATGFAGIKGVPANVPGKTIHTGNPIRPAVLDAARQPYAGLDSDGKLRLLVVGGSQGARVMSDVVPPAVERLPADLRARVAITQQARGEDLDRVRAHYRRQGVQFEAEPFFKDLPHRLAEAGLVVSRSGASTVAELAVIGRPSILVPLPGSLDQDQAANAKTLGDLGAAIVCPQSDFTPERLAQEIQLFFQEPDRLTRAAAAAHSASITDAAERLAQAVLTLVPSNNNGKNP; this is translated from the coding sequence ATGAACGCTCCTCTCATCCTCCTGACCGCCGGCGGGACCGGCGGTCATTTGTTTCCGGCCGAAGCGCTGGCGAACGCCCTGAAGGCCTCCGGCGTCAGGGTGGCGCTCGCCACCGACAAGCGCGCGAATGCCTATGCGGGCTCGTTCCCGGCCGACGAGATCGTCGAGATCCCGTCCGCCACGCCGTCCGGCCGTTCGCTGCCGCAGATGGTGAAGGCCGCGCTGCTGCTGGGGCGGGGGACCCTGAAGGCCGCCTCCCTCATCCGCGCCATGAAGCCGGCCGTGGTCGTCGGCTTCGGCGGCTATCCCACCGTGCCGCCCGTCCTGGCCGCGTCCTTCCTCAAGGTGCCGACGGTGATCCACGAGGCGAACGGCGTGATGGGACGGGCCAACCGGCTCCTCGCCCGCCGCGCCACCGTGATCGCCACGGGCTTCGCCGGCATCAAGGGGGTCCCGGCGAACGTGCCGGGCAAGACCATTCACACCGGCAACCCGATCCGCCCCGCCGTGCTCGATGCCGCGCGGCAGCCCTATGCCGGCCTGGATTCCGACGGCAAGCTCCGTCTCCTCGTCGTCGGCGGGAGCCAGGGCGCCCGGGTGATGAGCGATGTGGTGCCCCCCGCCGTCGAGCGCCTGCCGGCCGACCTGCGGGCGCGGGTCGCCATTACCCAGCAGGCCCGGGGCGAGGATCTGGATCGGGTCCGGGCGCACTACCGGCGGCAGGGCGTGCAATTCGAGGCCGAGCCTTTCTTCAAGGACCTGCCGCACCGGCTGGCCGAGGCCGGTCTGGTGGTGTCCCGCTCCGGCGCTTCGACCGTGGCGGAGCTCGCAGTGATCGGCCGTCCGTCCATTCTCGTGCCCCTGCCGGGCTCCCTCGATCAGGACCAGGCGGCCAACGCCAAAACCCTGGGAGATCTGGGCGCTGCCATCGTTTGTCCGCAATCGGACTTCACCCCTGAGAGGCTGGCTCAGGAAATTCAGCTCTTTTTTCAAGAGCCTGACCGCTTGACCAGAGCCGCCGCCGCTGCACATAGCGCCAGCATCACGGATGCGGCGGAACGTCTGGCGCAGGCCGTTCTCACCCTTGTCCCTTCGAACAATAACGGAAAAAACCCATGA
- a CDS encoding FtsW/RodA/SpoVE family cell cycle protein, with protein MVSRAERSAFGDWWWTVDRLLLAGLAILMLAGLVFLMAGGPPVAERLGLSTFHFVNRQVMFLIPALFIMIPVSFLSLRHIRRLALLVYAIGMALILLAFQYGPEIKGAHRWIMIGPLGLQPSEFVKPAFVVLSAWAFSEGARRKDVPGTLLALLLLPATIVPLILQPDFGQTMLVTIVWCGLFFIAGLHWFWVMGLGGAGLVGIVAAYEFLPHVRARIERFLDKDSGDTFQVDTAMESFARGGWLGRGPGEGSVKRILPDAHTDFIFAVTAEEFGIIVCIALLLVFAFIVLRGLTLARRSEDTFCRLAATGLIFMFGLQACINMMVNVHLMPAKGMTLPFISYGGSSLLSLALGMGFLIALTRRRPRAEMMDTYNQDWPRG; from the coding sequence ATGGTCTCACGCGCGGAACGCTCGGCTTTCGGCGATTGGTGGTGGACGGTCGACCGTCTGCTCCTCGCAGGTCTCGCCATCCTCATGCTGGCGGGCCTCGTCTTCCTCATGGCGGGCGGTCCGCCGGTCGCGGAGCGCCTCGGGCTCTCCACGTTCCACTTCGTGAACCGGCAGGTGATGTTCCTCATCCCGGCGCTGTTCATCATGATCCCGGTCTCGTTCCTGTCGCTGCGCCACATCCGGCGCCTGGCGCTGCTGGTCTATGCCATCGGCATGGCGCTCATCCTGCTGGCGTTCCAGTACGGGCCCGAGATCAAGGGCGCGCATCGCTGGATCATGATCGGCCCGCTCGGCCTGCAGCCGTCGGAATTCGTGAAGCCCGCCTTCGTGGTCCTCTCCGCCTGGGCCTTCTCGGAAGGCGCGCGGCGCAAGGACGTGCCGGGCACGCTTCTGGCGCTCCTCCTTCTGCCCGCCACCATCGTGCCGCTCATCCTCCAGCCCGATTTCGGCCAGACCATGCTCGTCACCATCGTGTGGTGCGGGCTGTTCTTCATCGCCGGGCTGCACTGGTTCTGGGTGATGGGCCTCGGCGGCGCGGGACTTGTCGGCATCGTGGCGGCCTATGAATTCCTGCCGCACGTGCGCGCCCGCATCGAGCGCTTCCTCGACAAGGATTCCGGCGACACCTTCCAGGTCGACACGGCGATGGAATCCTTCGCCCGCGGCGGCTGGCTCGGACGCGGCCCGGGTGAGGGATCGGTGAAGCGCATCCTGCCGGATGCCCATACCGACTTCATCTTCGCCGTCACGGCGGAAGAGTTCGGCATCATCGTGTGCATCGCGCTGCTCCTCGTCTTCGCCTTCATCGTGCTGCGCGGCCTGACGCTCGCGCGCCGCAGCGAGGATACGTTCTGCCGCCTCGCGGCCACGGGCCTCATCTTCATGTTCGGCCTGCAGGCCTGCATCAACATGATGGTGAACGTGCACCTCATGCCCGCCAAGGGCATGACGCTGCCGTTCATCTCCTATGGCGGCTCTTCGCTGCTCTCGCTCGCGCTCGGCATGGGCTTCCTCATCGCGCTCACGCGGCGGCGCCCGCGCGCCGAGATGATGGATACGTACAATCAGGATTGGCCGCGCGGATGA